The DNA sequence TGACGACCGTCTCGAAAGCCAATGCGGGATCCGTAAGAGGCTCCATGCCCAATTCACCGGTCAGGGACGTCCCTGTGTAGCGGACAGCCGATACATTTGCATCCCCGCCGATCATAGCTTGGTGATTCAAGGTAGATGATCCAAGATTATTGACCATATCGACGGAAGCATCCGGCAGGTAATGTTCGACCATCCCTCTGACCATATAACTCAATAGTTGCATTTCTGTCGTTGTCCCACCGGTGATGACGATGCCTTCATTGTTCACAGATGCGCCAAGCCCAGGCAAAGAGCAGGCGGCCAACAAAAGTGACGTCAGCGGAAACAGCAACCATTTCTTCATGTTTTTCTTCATAATCAGTTTCCTCCTTTTGCAGATGTTGTCTGTGGAGAAACGAATCGTTCAAGCTTTCCAAGCAGGAAATCAGCCAATAAAGCCAATACGGTCACCGGTAAAGTTCCCCAAATGATCATTTCTTGATCGTATACATTCAATCCGTTAAAAATATAATCACCCAAACCGCCGGCTCCTATATACGAAGCAAGCGTCGCCCAGGCAATGACGTACACTCCGGCCAAGCGGATTCCGGACATGATGACCGGTGCAGCCAAAGGCAATTTCACCTGCAGAATGATCTGATTGTCGGTCAAACCCATCCCTTTTGCTGAGTCGATGATGTTGCTGTCCACATTTGAGATGCCG is a window from the Trichococcus shcherbakoviae genome containing:
- a CDS encoding ABC transporter permease; this translates as MMDFLTTNGSELLFKTGEHFYISALALMLGVLVAVPLGIALTRFKRYSSFIISFVSILQTIPSLALLALMIPLFGIGKLPAIVALFIYSLLPILRNTFIGISNVDSNIIDSAKGMGLTDNQIILQVKLPLAAPVIMSGIRLAGVYVIAWATLASYIGAGGLGDYIFNGLNVYDQEMIIWGTLPVTVLALLADFLLGKLERFVSPQTTSAKGGN